The proteins below come from a single Necator americanus strain Aroian chromosome V, whole genome shotgun sequence genomic window:
- a CDS encoding hypothetical protein (NECATOR_CHRV.G18830.T2): MLLLCLLPFVAAMPFDLDSQLATTITYDENFARSKMMPLAAAAYSSNPQQCLTNLFTNAQLKKLRSVICDITLVDKCTGFTAVSSDDKAIILSFRGTDRNIQLIMEGDETMLKNHTAWAAGGVVSKYYSDAFTRVWMNGIKDDLTTLQSQNPTYELWITGHSLGGAMASLAASYISYNKIFAANKIKLVTFGQPRTGDKAFAASVEKDVPYTFRITHAHDMVPHLPSENVQGYYHHKTEAFYNKGMGTGAHYYVCYDMGESTFCSDGNLLDTSIKDHLHYFEQDLSEYGIKGCK; this comes from the exons ATGCTGCTGCTTTGCCTGCTTCCGTTCGTCGCGGCGATGCCATTCGACTTGGATTCCCAGCTTGCCACTACCATCACTTACGACGAAAATTTTGCGCGAAGCAAAATGATGCCGTTGGCTGCCGCAGCCTATTCCTCAAATCCACAACAGTGCCTCACTAATTTGTTTACAAACGCTCAG TTGAAGAAACTAAGGTCTGTTATTTGCGACATCACTTTAGTCGACAAATGCACTGGATTTACTGCCGTCAGCAGCGACGATAAGGCCATAATTTTGTCTTTCAG AGGAACTGATCGTAATATTCAACTAATCATGGAAGGAGATGAGACCATGCTTAAGAATCAT ACCGCTTGGGCCGCTGGCGGAGTAGTATCGAAGTACTACAGCGATGCGTTCACGAGAGTTTGGATGAATGGAATAAAGGACGATCTCACAACTCTGCAGAGCCAGAATCCTACTTACGAGCTTTGG ATTACTGGACATTCACTCGGAGGAGCCATGGCATCACTCGCCGCATCCTACATCTCCTATAACAAAATCTTTGCAGCCAATAAG ATCAAACTTGTCACCTTCGGACAACCGAGAACTGGTGACAAGGCATTTGCCGCTTCTGTTGAAAAAGAC GTACCATACACTTTCCGCATCACGCACGCTCATGACATGGTACCTCATCTTCCTTCAGAAAACGTGCAAGGATATTATCATCACAAAACCGAG GCGTTCTACAACAAAGGCATGGGTACGGGAGCTCATTACTACGTGTGTTATGACATGGGCGAAAGCACATTTTGTTCTGATGGAAATCTTCTTGACACCTCCATCAAGGATCATCTTCACTACTTCGAGCAGGATCTTAGTGAATACGGCATCAAAGGCTGCAAATAA